The Xenopus tropicalis strain Nigerian chromosome 7, UCB_Xtro_10.0, whole genome shotgun sequence genome includes a region encoding these proteins:
- the LOC116412462 gene encoding uncharacterized transmembrane protein DDB_G0289901-like, whose protein sequence is MFQNISCSRANVIDIGTTNGNTGYTSGNMGTTNGNTGYTSRNVGTTNGNTGYTSGNMGTTNGNTGYTSGNVGTTNGNTGYTSGNMGTTNGNTGYTSGNVGTTNGNTGYTSGNVGTTNGNTSYTRGNAGTTNGNTGYTSGNAGTNNGNTGYTSGNAGTTNGNTGYTSGNAGTTNGNTGYTSGNAGTTNGNTGYISGNAGTTNGNTGYTSGNAGTTNGNTGYTSGNAGTNNGNTGYTSGNVGATNGNTGYTSGNAGTTNGNTGYTSGNASTTNGNTGYTSGNVGTNNGNTAYTSGNAGTTNGNTGYTSGNVGTTNGNTGYTSGNMGTTNGNTGYTSGNVGTTNGNTGYTSGNVGTTNGNTSYTSGNAGTTNGNTGYTSGNAGTNNGNTGYTSGNAGTTNGNTGYTSGNAGTTNGNTGYTSGNAGTTNGNTGYISGNAGTTNGNTGYTSGNAGTTNGNTGYTSGNAGTNNGNTGYTSGNVGATNGNTGYTSGNAGTTNGNTGYTSGNASTTNGNTGYTSGNVGTNNGNTAYTSGNAGTTNGNTGYTSGNAATTNGNTGYASANAGTTNGNTGYTSSNAGTTNRNTGYTSSNAGTTNGNTGYTSSNAGTTNGNTGYTSGNANDAKGNTGYYSENTGTSVKCPGYQSLFLCVAGVIHGMIKILF, encoded by the coding sequence ATGTTTCAAAACATTTCCTGTTCCAGAGCAAATGTTATTGATATTGGAACTACCAATGGAAATACAGGATATACAAGCGGAAATATGGGTACCACCAATGGAAATACTGGCTATACAAGCAGAAATGTGGGTACCACCAATGGAAATACAGGATATACAAGCGGAAATATGGGTACCACCAATGGAAATACAGGATATACAAGCGGAAATGTGGGTACCACCAATGGAAATACAGGATATACAAGCGGAAATATGGGTACCACCAACGGAAATACTGGATATACAAGCGGAAATGTGGGTACCACCAATGGAAATACAGGATATACAAGCGGAAATGTGGGTACCACCAATGGAAATACTAGCTATACAAGGGGAAATGCGGGTACCACCAATGGAAATACTGGCTATACAAGCGGCAATGCGGGTACCAACAATGGAAATACTGGCTATACAAGCGGAAATGCGGGTACCACCAATGGAAATACTGGCTATACAAGCGGAAATGCGGGTACCACCAATGGAAATACTGGCTATACAAGCGGAAATGCGGGTACCACCAATGGAAATACTGGTTATATAAGCGGCAATGCGGGTACCACCAATGGAAATACTGGCTATACAAGCGGAAATGCGGGTACCACCAATGGAAATACTGGCTATACAAGCGGCAATGCGGGTACCAACAATGGAAATACTGGCTATACAAGCGGAAATGTGGGTGCCACCAATGGAAATACTGGATATACAAGCGGAAATGCGGGTACCACCAATGGAAATACTGGATATACAAGCGGCAATGCGAGTACCACCAATGGAAATACTGGATACACAAGCGGAAATGTGGGTACCAACAATGGAAATACTGCATATACAAGCGGAAATGCGGGTACCACCAATGGAAATACAGGATATACAAGCGGAAATGTGGGTACCACCAATGGAAATACAGGATATACAAGCGGAAATATGGGTACCACCAACGGAAATACTGGATATACAAGCGGAAATGTGGGTACCACCAATGGAAATACAGGATATACAAGCGGAAATGTGGGTACCACCAATGGAAATACTAGCTATACAAGTGGAAATGCGGGTACCACCAATGGAAATACTGGCTATACAAGCGGCAATGCGGGTACCAACAATGGAAATACTGGCTATACAAGCGGAAATGCGGGTACCACCAATGGAAATACTGGCTATACAAGCGGAAATGCGGGTACCACCAATGGAAATACTGGCTATACAAGCGGAAATGCGGGTACCACCAATGGAAATACTGGTTATATAAGCGGCAATGCGGGTACCACCAATGGAAATACTGGCTATACAAGCGGAAATGCGGGTACCACCAATGGAAATACTGGCTATACAAGCGGCAATGCGGGTACCAACAATGGAAATACTGGCTATACAAGCGGAAATGTGGGTGCCACCAATGGAAATACTGGATATACAAGCGGAAATGCGGGTACCACCAATGGAAATACTGGATATACAAGCGGCAATGCGAGTACCACCAATGGAAATACTGGATACACAAGCGGAAATGTGGGTACCAACAATGGAAATACTGCATATACAAGCGGAAATGCGGGTACCACCAATGGAAATACTGGATATACAAGCGGCAATGCAGCAACCACCAATGGAAATACTGGATATGCAAGCGCCAATGCGGGTACCACCAATGGAAATACTGGATATACAAGCAGCAATGCGGGTACCACCAATAGAAATACTGGATATACAAGCAGTAATGCGGGTACCACCAATGGTAATACAGGATATACAAGCAGCAATGCGGGTACCACCAATGGTAATACAGGATATACAAGCGGCAATGCAAATGACGCCAAAGGAAATACTGGATATTATAGTGAAAATACTGGAACTTCAGTGAAATGCCCTGGTTACCAAAGCTTATTTTTATGTGTGGCAGGGGTTATTCATGGAATGATAAAAATCTTGTTTTAA